A genome region from Triticum aestivum cultivar Chinese Spring chromosome 2B, IWGSC CS RefSeq v2.1, whole genome shotgun sequence includes the following:
- the LOC123047245 gene encoding putative disease resistance protein RGA3, with translation MNAAISAALSVVGKALAPVSDGLLENWAASNSLGPNISALKGELLRAQGILYTAHDRDITNPALKELLQMLQQLADAADDVLDELDYFHIQDKLNGTYNAVDNHPRGSIHNLGLNVRHTARAVANKFRLPSCLRDASGSELDDQEDDEAQNLQFNRVEMSKQMAHIVQQLDPICAKVKEILDLELRKPTQGSIARNRLKTTPAIIEPELFGRDTEKKNIVEGITHGKYCADGLTMLHIVGPGGIGKTTLAQHVYQEVKSSFDVMIWVCVSLSFDANKLAQEIVKQIPKVHGEMKNTIEEELIEQRLKHKRFLLVLDDVWTYHEDEWKKLLAPFRKGEARGNMVIVTTRILETTTMIKTVDYSINLGQLETEDFMHLFEAYVFGHQQSWKNHPGLLDVGREIVVKLKGFPLAAKTVGRLLRNQLTLDHWTRVLESKEWEFQTSNYDIMPALKLSYDYLPFHLQKCFSYCGLFPEDYEFGSKELVHLWIGFDILDTCDQRKTLEDVGLCYLNDLVNCGFFKKNGKDDGSPCYVVHDLLHELAVKVSSSDCLTISSSNVRYAQSSPSVRHLSVIIDERDVNDKMTFEDFKRDLSTLHEKLKVENLQTVMLFGKFHGSFAKTFGDLFAEAKSIRVILLSEASYNYSLEDVFRGLPRFVHLRYLRITGYLAQLCLDNKIPRFYHLRILDVQRCNVHIGVLRAMSNLVKLRHFLVQGTGFELRQIGQLIELGGLMRIHNIENVERKEEANEAKLIRRIHLEKLVLQWGTYGHDIHSVQEHILESLKPHCDLLDLHIGGHRGTTCPSWLGGKLSVKNLESLRLHDVGWTILPPLGELWSVGEHGEEHQSFIPSQSFQNLRRLELVKIPRLRKWVENNTCRLFPQLEVLIVKDCSELVELPLSCCQSEQEANMTWFPRLQELEITECPKLLSLPPVPWNPAACSAKIEQVGSGLKQLNYSKGYSSGASLTITGKNGEDGMFWNVLAFSKLADLKVLKITNCPPLPLDHLQKLKSLKSLEIDYSGNSNVLLQTDSESDIIYELPIERLRISSCGAREKELTQLLSHFQYLSELGITDCEKITSVGVVEQQQRIRVGEEIAVGGEAGLLLPSSHLQKLDIYECPELSLLTSSLQDLRSLHIRGCPKFLSSCTWLLLTHRCLTELYIHDTHKLSASLEPTRMHTHCKLQKLDTDDLTGFLVVPICSLLSSSITCLYLARDHEMERFTKEQEDALQLLTSLQVLNFVEFGKLQCLPAGLHRLSSLMTLRIYSCQAFQSLPEDLPTSLQNLVIHFCNSFKLLPNVSLPNSLQNLRIWGCHSLESLPKDSLPSSLQDLTIGLCDAWKFLPEDGLPCSLKKLHIQACCLESVPKDILPSSLQELRIRFCPALRSLPDSLPNSLRVLDVDGGNSEELMRQCRKLKGVIPIIKD, from the coding sequence ATGAATGCGGCCATCAGTGCGGCCTTGTCGGTGGTAGGCAAGGCGCTGGCCCCTGTTTCGGATGGCTTGTTGGAGAACTGGGCGGCCAGCAACAGTCTTGGCCCCAACATCAGCGCCCTCAAGGGGGAGCTGCTGCGTGCGCAGGGGATACTCTACACCGCGCACGACAGGGACATCACCAACCCAGCACTCAAGGAGTTGTTGCAAATGCTGCAGCAGCTGGCGGACGCGGCAGACGACGTGCTTGATGAGCTGGACTACTTCCACATCCAAGACAAGCTCAACGGCACCTACAATGCCGTTGATAACCATCCCAGGGGCTCCATCCATAACCTCGGTCTCAATGTGCGGCACACCGCTAGAGCGGTTGCCAACAAATTCAGGCTCCCCTCATGCTTGCGTGATGCTAGTGGGAGTGAGCTTGACGACCAAGAAGATGATGAGGCACAAAACCTGCAGTTTAATCGTGTGGAAATGTCTAAACAGATGGCACACATTGTACAACAGCTAGATCCCATTTGTGCTAAGGTGAAGGAAATTCTTGATCTAGAGCTCCGCAAACCTACCCAAGGCAGCATTGCTAGAAACAGACTGAAAACTACCCCAGCAATAATAGAGCCAGAGTTGTTTGGGAGGGATACCGAGAAAAAGAATATTGTAGAGGGCATTACCCATGGAAAATATTGTGCCGATGGACTCACCATGCTTCATATTGTTGGCCCAGGAGGTATTGGGAAGACGACTTTGGCACAACATGTATATCAAGAAGTGAAGAGCTCTTTTGATGTTATGATTTGGGTATGTGTGTCTCTGAGTTTCGATGCAAATAAGTTGGCACAAGAGATTGTGAAACAAATCCCAAAGGTCCATGGTGAGATGAAAAATACTATTGAGGAAGAGCTCATCGAACAAAGGTTAAAGCATAAGCGGTTCTTGCTGGTCTTGGATGATGTGTGGACATATCACGAAGATGAGTGGAAAAAACTGTTAGCTCCCTTCAGAAAAGGAGAGGCAAGAGGTAATATGGTTATAGTCACTACTCGCATTCTAGAGACCACAACAATGATAAAAACAGTTGATTACTCGATAAACCTGGGTCAGTTAGAAACTGAAGATTTTATGCATCTATTTGAAGCATATGTATTTGGTCACCAACAGTCATGGAAAAACCATCCTGGATTGCTTGATGTTGGCAGAGAAATAGTGGTCAAGTTGAAGGGTTTTCCTCTTGCAGCAAAAACTGTAGGTAGATTACTAAGAAACCAGCTTACATTGGACCATTGGACAAGAGTTCTGGAAAGCAAAGAATGGGAGTTTCAAACCAGCAACTATGACATTATGCCAGCTCTAAAGCTTAGCTATGATTATCTCCCTTTCCATCTACAAAAGTGTTTTTCCTATTGTGGTTTGTTTCCTGAAGATTATGAGTTTGGTAGCAAAGAGTTGGTTCACTTATGGATAGGGTTTGATATTCTGGATACATGTGATCAAAGGAAAACACTTGAAGATGTTGGGCTGTGTTATTTAAATGACTTGGTTAATTGTGGTTttttcaagaagaatggaaaagaTGATGGCAGCCCTTGTTATGTTGTGCATGACCTATTGCATGAGTTGGCAGTGAAGGTTTCATCATCAGATTGTCTTACCATATCTAGTTCTAATGTGAGATATGCACAATCTTCCCCGTCTGTTCGTCATTTGTCTGTCATTATAGATGAGAGAGATGTCAATGATAAAATGACCTTTGAGGATTTTAAGAGGGACTTGAGTACATTACATGAAAAGCTGAAAGTTGAAAATCTACAAACTGTGATGTTATTTGGAAAATTCCATGGAAGCTTTGCAAAGACTTTCGGTGATTTGTTTGCAGAAGCAAAATCCATTCGTGTTATTCTTTTGTCTGAGGCATCTTATAATTATAGTCTGGAGGATGTGTTCCGCGGCCTTCCGAGATTTGTCCATCTTCGCTACCTAAGGATAACGGGATATCTTGCACAATTATGTTTGGACAACAAAATACCAAGATTTTATCACCTGAGGATCCTAGATGTTCAACGCTGCAATGTCCACATTGGTGTTCTCAGAGCAATGAGCAACCTTGTAAAATTACGCCATTTTCTTGTCCAAGGCACCGGTTTTGAATTAAGGCAGATAGGACAATTGATAGAGCTCGGTGGGTTAATGAGAATACATAACATTGAGAATGTTGAACGGAAggaagaagcaaatgaagcaaAACTGATACGCAGAATCCACTTAGAGAAGCTAGTATTACAGTGGGGTACTTATGGACATGATATACATTCTGTGCAAGAACATATTCTTGAAAGTCTCAAACCTCATTGCGATCTCCTAGATCTGCACATTGGAGGGCATAGAGGCACAACTTGCCCGTCATGGCTTGGTGGGAAACTCTCGGTTAAAAATTTGGAATCTCTTCGTCTGCATGATGTAGGTTGGACAATTCTTCCACCTCTAGGAGAGTTGTGGTCTGTTGGTGAGCATGGTGAAGAGCATCAAAGTTTTATCCCAAGTCAAAGCTTTCAAAATCTGAGAAGGCTAGAATTAGTTAAGATACCAAGGTTGAGAAAATGGgttgaaaataacacttgtcgtttGTTCCCTCAGCTAGAAGTTCTCATTGTTAAAGATTGCTCTGAACTAGTGGAGCTGCCACTTTCATGCTGTCAATCAGAGCAAGAGGCGAACATGACCTGGTTTCCTAGATTACAGGAACTTGAGATTACGGAATGCCCAAAATTGTTGTCGTTGCCTCCTGTCCCTTGGAACCCTGCCGCATGCTCTGCCAAGATAGAGCAGGTAGGATCTGGTTTAAAACAGCTGAATTACTCAAAGGGCTACAGTTCGGGGGCAAGTTTAACAATTACGGGTAAGAATGGTGAAGATGGCATGTTCTGGAATGTGTTGGCATTCTCTAAGCTAGCTGATCTAAAAGTGCTGAAGATTACGAATTGTCCTCCTCTGCCACTGGATCACCTCCAGAAGTTAAAATCTCTGAAGTCGCTCGAAATAGATTACTCGGGTAATAGCAATGTCTTGCTGCAGACTGACAGTGAGAGTGACATCATATATGAGTTACCAATTGAACGCCTCAGGATTAGTTCTTGTGGCGCTCGTGAGAAGGAATTGACACAGTTGCTTTCTCATTTCCAATATCTCAGCGAGCTGGGAATAACTGATTGTGAAAAGATAACAAGTGTTGGTGTGGTGGAGCAGCAGCAGAGGATAAGAGTAGGGGAGGAAATAGCAGTGGGAGGAGAAGCTGGACTTTTGCTCCCGTCTTCTCATCTACAGAAATTGGACATCTATGAGTGCCCAGAGCTGAGCCTGCTCACCAGTTCGCTTCAAGACCTCCGTTCCCTCCACATACGTGGTTGCCCCAAGTTCCTCTCATCATGCACATGGCTTCTCCTTACCCATCGCTGCCTCACAGAACTATACATTCATGACACCCACAAATTATCCGCCAGTTTGGAGCCCACACGGATGCACACACACTGCAAACTTCAGAAGCTAGACACAGATGACCTCACAGGCTTCCTTGTTGTGCCCATCTgcagcctcctctcctcctccatcacctGTTTGTACCTTGCTCGCGATCATGAGATGGAGCGCTTCACTAAGGAGCAAGAGGATGCCCTTCAGCTCCTCACCTCACTTCAGGTGCTTAATTTTGTCGAGTTCGGCAAGCTGCAGTGCCTCCCAGCAGGACTACATAGACTTTCCAGTCTCATGACATTAAGGATTTACAGCTGTCAGGCCTTCCAGTCGCTGCCGGAGGACCTCCCAACTTCTCTGCAAAATTTGGTAATCCACTTCTGCAATTCCTTCAAATTGCTGCCCAATGTCAGCCTCCCAAATTCTCTGCAAAATTTAAGGATCTGGGGCTGCCATTCCTTGGAGTCGCTGCCCAAGGATAGTCTCCCAAGTTCACTGCAAGACTTAACGATCGGTCTTTGTGACGCCTGGAAGTTTCTGCCTGAGGATGGCCTCCCATGTTCTCTGAAAAAATTACATATTCAAGCCTGTTGCCTGGAATCGGTGCCCAAAGATATTCTCCCAAGTTCACTGCAAGAATTAAGGATCCGTTTTTGTCCCGCTCTGAGATCACTGCCAGATAGCCTCCCAAATTCCCTGCGAGTTTTAGATGTCGACGGTGGCAACAGTGAGGAGCTAATGAGGCAATGCCGCAAGTTGAAAGGAGTCATTCCAATAATCAAAGACTAA